Genomic window (Bacillota bacterium):
TTCGCGCGCCCGCTCGGTCAAGAGGGGCAGGCCCAGGGCTTCAGCCAGCATCTTAGCCAGCGTGGTTTTTCCGGTCCCGTGCGAGCCGGCGATTGCGATGCGCACGTTCACCCCTCCTTGACGTCTTCAGCCCTATTGCATCCTCAGCCCGCCGCGCGGGCACGCGAACCGGACAGGTCCCTTGCCACCCTGCCCGGCACCGTAGGCCGTGCTCTCGCGGCCGCAAGCCCACGCTCCCGGCAGATACGTCTGATGTCGGCCGGCCACCGGTCCTCGTCCGCTCCTTTCCCCGGACACGTTTCCATGCGCTGATACACCTCCCCAGTGGTGGTCTTGGCCGTTGCGGTCCGGCGGCCCCGGACCGGAAACGAAAACAGGGAGCACGGCCACGCCGTGCTCCAATACCACCTGCAAGGTTATGGGCGGCGAGAAGTTCGCCGCCCCGTCAACCGCGTCAATTTGCACCGGGCTCGCTTACCACCGACCAAGACTTCTCCTCGAGCAGCCAGCGCCGAAGCCGGTACCAGCCCCAACCGTCCTTCCCGGTGAATAGCAGGCGGCGGGGGTCCTCCACCCGAAACTCAGATTTAACCGCTCCGTTCGTGAACCGAATGGGCTCGTTGAACCGGATCACCATGCCCTTCCGCAGCTTTGGCCGCGCCTGGCGGGCGCGGAGGTTCTCCCAGCACTTCCGCCGCCACTCAAGAGCGCTCTTGTTATCCGTTGGCGTGAGCAGCTTCAGGATGCGCTCGGGGCAGTTATAATAAAAGGGCCCCATCTCCTCGCCCATGTCCTTGTAGCCGAAGTTGCACATATCCCGCGGCCGGAAGGACAGCAGGCACACGATTGCGCTCACCTCGCGGCGGCCGTCCGGCCAGGCCCGCTCGTAGGCGATGTAAGCCTCCCTCATGTTTACCACGGCGCAATCGAGCACACGACCCACAGAACCATCAGGGTACTCGCCATTCTTTTCCTCAGCAAAGAACTCGCGGATACTTTGACCCGGAGTCTTTTCCACAAACGTCCAGCCCATATTCTCGCCTCCTCCCTGGCGGGCCATCAACCTGCTTGCCGGCTGGCCCTGTGCAAGTGGGCGAAGGAACACTGCCGCGCCGTGCCGGTGCACCCGTGACATTCCTGGCTGAGAGAGGACCCGCTACGACGTCGCGCGGGACGACTCGGCGGTCAGCCGGGCGCACGCAGGGCAAGTCGGATGCCACGACCGGGACGCTTCGGCGGCGTCGATGAAGTACCAGCGCCCGTCTTCCCCCAGGGCAAAGTCCAGGCTCCAGGCCCCGGGGAGAACCCGGGCGAGCTCGCGGGCGTACCCGGAAAGCAGTTCCACCTCATCCGGCGGTTCTTCGTTCAGCGCCCGGAGCGCGTCGCGCCACTCGGGCGGCTCCTCGATGCGGAAGAACCGGATGGACTCTTCCGGCCAGTAGGGGTGGTGGCAGACTACCTCGCCGTCCCGCACGAAGTAGCGCCGTTCCCGGGCCACCGGCATGCCCCAGAAGGCGTGGAAGGCGTGCTGCAGCGGGATGTACTGCCGCAGCACGATGGCCTCGCACGCGAGGTCGTAAACACCGTTTCCGTCCACCACCCGGTACAGATTCCGCCACAGGTTCTCCGGGCTCTGTACGTAGCACGTCCGGCTCCATTCGTGCTTGCACGATGCGAGGTCGGTCCGCAGAAACAACGGGTAACCAAGATGCGCGGCGGCCGCCTCCACCAGCACCCGCACCTCTTCAGGAAGCGGCTTCCCGTCCAGAAGGCCCGCCAGCGTGTGCCACCCGGCCCATACTGCGACCGTTT
Coding sequences:
- a CDS encoding ATP-grasp domain-containing protein; this translates as METSSLLFWWPRVRDVAVPKPKTVAVWAGWHTLAGLLDGKPLPEEVRVLVEAAAAHLGYPLFLRTDLASCKHEWSRTCYVQSPENLWRNLYRVVDGNGVYDLACEAIVLRQYIPLQHAFHAFWGMPVARERRYFVRDGEVVCHHPYWPEESIRFFRIEEPPEWRDALRALNEEPPDEVELLSGYARELARVLPGAWSLDFALGEDGRWYFIDAAEASRSWHPTCPACARLTAESSRATS